From Streptomyces sp. NBC_00775, one genomic window encodes:
- a CDS encoding urease subunit beta has translation MIPGEILFADGPVAFNEGREVTRLTVLNAADRPVQVGSHYHFAEANPGLDFDRAAARGKRLNVAAGTAVRFEPGIPVDVELVPLTGARVVPGLRGETGGPLDA, from the coding sequence ATGATTCCCGGAGAGATCCTGTTTGCCGACGGACCCGTCGCCTTCAACGAAGGCCGCGAGGTCACCCGGCTGACCGTCCTCAACGCCGCCGACCGGCCCGTCCAGGTCGGCTCCCACTACCACTTCGCCGAGGCCAACCCCGGTCTGGACTTCGACCGTGCCGCCGCGCGCGGCAAGCGGCTCAACGTCGCCGCCGGCACCGCCGTGCGCTTCGAGCCCGGGATCCCCGTCGACGTCGAACTCGTTCCGCTCACCGGTGCCCGTGTGGTGCCCGGCCTGCGCGGTGAGACCGGAGGTCCCCTCGATGCCTGA
- a CDS encoding urease accessory protein UreF gives MTRAALLVLADGRFPAGGHAHSGGAEAAVKAGRITGAASLEDFCRGRLHTAGLVSASLAAASALGIDPVALDTAADARTPSPALRVAARRLGRQLMRAARATWPSAELDALAREFPKGAHQPVVLGLAARAAGLGAEDAAYCSAYECVSGPATATVRLLSLDPFDATAALARLAPELDVMAHQAVSAARRALDDGVEVLPAASAPLLEISAEAHAAWAVRLFAS, from the coding sequence ATGACCCGCGCAGCACTACTGGTCCTGGCCGACGGCCGCTTTCCCGCCGGAGGGCATGCCCACTCCGGCGGGGCGGAGGCGGCCGTCAAGGCCGGACGGATCACCGGGGCGGCGAGCCTGGAGGACTTCTGCCGGGGGCGGCTGCACACCGCCGGGCTCGTCTCGGCCTCGCTGGCCGCCGCGAGCGCGCTCGGGATCGATCCGGTGGCGTTGGACACGGCCGCCGACGCCCGTACGCCGTCGCCCGCACTGCGGGTCGCCGCGCGCAGGCTCGGGCGGCAGTTGATGCGGGCGGCCCGGGCGACGTGGCCTTCGGCGGAACTCGACGCGCTGGCCCGGGAGTTTCCCAAGGGGGCGCATCAGCCGGTCGTGCTGGGGCTGGCGGCGCGGGCCGCGGGGCTCGGTGCGGAGGACGCCGCGTACTGCTCGGCGTACGAGTGCGTCAGTGGGCCGGCGACGGCGACGGTGCGGTTGCTGAGTCTTGACCCGTTCGACGCGACGGCGGCTTTGGCGCGGCTCGCGCCCGAGCTGGACGTCATGGCCCATCAGGCGGTGTCCGCCGCGCGGCGAGCTCTCGACGACGGGGTCGAGGTGTTGCCTGCGGCTTCGGCTCCGTTGCTGGAGATCAGTGCGGAGGCGCATGCCGCTTGGGCTGTACGGCTGTTCGCGTCGTGA
- a CDS encoding urease subunit alpha — MPEISRAAYADLFGPTTGDRIRLADTDLLVEIEEDRSGGPGLAGDEAVFGGGKVIRESMGQSRATRADGTPDTVITGVVIIDHWGIVKADVGIRDGRITGIGKAGNPDTMDGVHPDLVIGPETEIIAGNGRILTAGAIDAHVHLICPQIADEALAAGITTLVGGGTGPAEGSKATTVTPGPWHLARMLEAMEEYPLNFGLLGKGNTVSHDAMLSQIRGGALGLKLHEDWGTTPAVIDAALTVADRTGIQIAIHTDTLNEAGFVGDTLAAIGGRGIHAYHTEGAGGGHAPDIMTVVSEPHVLPSSTNPTRPYTVNTAEEHLDMLMVCHHLNAAVPEDLAFAESRIRPSTIGAEDILHDLGAISIISSDAQAMGRVGEVIMRTWQTAHVMKRRRGALPGDGRADNHRVRRYVAKYTINPALAQGLAREVGSVETGKLADLVLWEPAFFGVKPHLVIKGGQIAYAQMGDANASIPTPQPVLPRPMYGAIGRAPASNSFNFVAPLAIEDGLPERLSLGKRFVAIDSTRGVTKADMRENDARPQVRVDPDSFAVHIDGELVEATPAAELPMAQRYFLF; from the coding sequence ATGCCTGAGATCTCGCGTGCCGCGTACGCCGATCTGTTCGGCCCCACCACCGGCGACCGCATCCGGCTCGCCGACACCGATCTGCTCGTCGAGATCGAGGAGGATCGTTCCGGCGGGCCCGGACTCGCCGGTGACGAGGCGGTGTTCGGCGGTGGCAAGGTCATCCGCGAATCCATGGGCCAGTCGCGCGCTACGCGCGCAGATGGCACCCCGGACACGGTCATCACGGGTGTCGTGATCATCGACCACTGGGGGATCGTCAAGGCCGACGTCGGTATCCGCGACGGCCGGATCACCGGCATCGGCAAGGCCGGCAACCCGGACACCATGGACGGTGTGCACCCCGACCTGGTGATCGGTCCGGAGACGGAGATCATCGCGGGCAACGGGCGCATCCTGACCGCGGGCGCCATCGACGCGCACGTCCACCTGATCTGTCCGCAGATCGCCGATGAGGCGCTCGCCGCCGGCATCACGACGCTGGTCGGTGGCGGCACGGGTCCCGCCGAGGGCTCGAAGGCGACGACGGTCACCCCCGGCCCCTGGCATCTGGCCCGGATGCTGGAGGCGATGGAGGAGTACCCCCTCAACTTCGGTCTGCTCGGCAAGGGCAACACCGTCTCGCACGACGCGATGCTGTCGCAGATCCGCGGCGGTGCGCTCGGCCTCAAGCTGCACGAGGACTGGGGCACCACGCCCGCCGTCATCGACGCCGCGCTGACCGTCGCCGACCGCACCGGCATCCAGATCGCCATCCACACGGACACCCTCAACGAGGCCGGGTTCGTCGGCGACACGCTCGCCGCGATCGGCGGACGCGGCATCCACGCGTACCACACGGAGGGTGCGGGCGGCGGGCACGCGCCGGACATCATGACCGTGGTCTCCGAGCCGCACGTCCTGCCCAGCTCCACCAACCCGACCCGGCCGTACACCGTCAACACCGCCGAGGAACACCTCGACATGCTGATGGTGTGCCACCACCTCAACGCGGCCGTTCCGGAGGACCTGGCGTTCGCCGAGTCGCGTATTCGGCCGTCGACCATCGGGGCCGAGGACATCCTGCACGACCTGGGTGCCATCTCGATCATCTCGTCCGACGCCCAGGCCATGGGGCGGGTCGGCGAGGTCATCATGCGGACCTGGCAGACGGCGCATGTGATGAAGCGGCGGCGGGGTGCCCTCCCGGGTGACGGCCGCGCGGACAACCACCGCGTACGTCGCTATGTCGCCAAGTACACGATCAACCCGGCGCTCGCGCAGGGCCTCGCCCGCGAGGTCGGCTCCGTCGAGACCGGCAAGCTCGCCGACCTGGTGCTGTGGGAGCCCGCGTTCTTCGGGGTCAAGCCGCATCTCGTCATCAAGGGCGGACAGATCGCGTACGCGCAGATGGGCGACGCCAACGCGTCGATCCCGACGCCGCAGCCGGTTCTGCCCCGGCCGATGTACGGCGCGATCGGGCGGGCCCCGGCCTCGAACTCGTTCAACTTCGTGGCGCCGCTCGCCATCGAGGACGGGCTGCCGGAGCGGCTCTCGCTCGGGAAGCGGTTCGTCGCCATCGACTCGACGCGTGGGGTGACCAAGGCCGACATGCGGGAGAACGACGCGCGGCCGCAGGTGCGGGTCGATCCCGACAGCTTCGCCGTGCACATCGACGGCGAGCTCGTCGAGGCGACTCCGGCCGCCGAACTGCCCATGGCCCAGCGCTACTTCCTCTTCTGA